One window from the genome of Magnolia sinica isolate HGM2019 chromosome 4, MsV1, whole genome shotgun sequence encodes:
- the LOC131243681 gene encoding uncharacterized protein LOC131243681 isoform X1, which yields MFSLQAGMLSSEEIHSSRVKYLLKRGKPYIWIQEDDLHNVNTILDERGSLSVTNIMPGPLMSLLRSIKKLPARVALVGDVVPLKDEKVKSAAEILRETILSERNAVSRASYSVSGILSSSSISCNSRSENLQEVLEESDTYGIYKFNIRSCTYIDGSGCTHDVDPGDFELSKSDLLSPFSEKLIDGINQSQARRRALMLFCFVYLNTNARDAFMVSVDRKGFDVLGKVSGQINKDGFSQYEWKEFRFTLKEEARDIEAFCRQLVEMEEEALKNVSSYSGLGLV from the exons ATGTTTTCTCTTCAGGCCGGTATGCtgtccag CGAGGAGATTCATAGTTCAAGGGTTAAGTACTTGCTTAAGAGGGGGAAGCCATACATTTGGATACAAGAGGATGACTTGCACAACGTG AACACTATTTTGGATGAGCGTGGTTCTTTATCCGTGACCAACATCATGCCAGGTCCACTAATGAGCTTGCTGAGATCTATAAAAAAG TTACCAGCTCGGGTTGCTTTGGTGGGTGATGTTGTGCCTCTTAAAGATGAAAAG GTGAAATCTGCTGCAGAAATTCTAAGAGAAACCATATTGTCAGAACGAAATGCAGTTAGTCGAGCCAGTTATTCAGTTTCTGGTATATTAAGTTCTTCCAGTATCAGTTGTAATTCTAGAAGTGAAAATCTCCAGGAGGTACTGGAAGAAAGTGATACCTACGGAATTTATAAGTTTAATATTAG ATCATGCACCTACATTGATGGTAGTGGATGCACACATGATGTGGATCCAGGcgattttgaactttctaaatcAGATCTATTAT CACCATTTTCTGAAAAGCTAATTGACGGGATCAATCAAAGTCAGGCAAGGCGCAGAGCACTGATGCTTTTCTGTTTTGTATACTTAAACACAAATGCCCGA GATGCATTTATGGTCTCGGTGGACCGGAAAGGATTTGATGTCCTTGGCAAGGTCTCTGGTCAGATCAACAAAGACGGTTTCAGTCAGTACGAATGGAAGGAGTTCAGATTCACTCTCAAAGAAGAGGCCCGTGACATCGAAGCCTTCTGCCGGCAACTGGTTGAAATGGAAGAGGAGGCTCTCAAGAATGTCTCCAGTTACAGTGGCCTGGGGTTGGTTTGA
- the LOC131243681 gene encoding uncharacterized protein LOC131243681 isoform X4 produces MPGPLMSLLRSIKKLPARVALVGDVVPLKDEKVKSAAEILRETILSERNAVSRASYSVSGILSSSSISCNSRSENLQEVLEESDTYGIYKFNIRSCTYIDGSGCTHDVDPGDFELSKSDLLSPFSEKLIDGINQSQARRRALMLFCFVYLNTNARDAFMVSVDRKGFDVLGKVSGQINKDGFSQYEWKEFRFTLKEEARDIEAFCRQLVEMEEEALKNVSSYSGLGLV; encoded by the exons ATGCCAGGTCCACTAATGAGCTTGCTGAGATCTATAAAAAAG TTACCAGCTCGGGTTGCTTTGGTGGGTGATGTTGTGCCTCTTAAAGATGAAAAG GTGAAATCTGCTGCAGAAATTCTAAGAGAAACCATATTGTCAGAACGAAATGCAGTTAGTCGAGCCAGTTATTCAGTTTCTGGTATATTAAGTTCTTCCAGTATCAGTTGTAATTCTAGAAGTGAAAATCTCCAGGAGGTACTGGAAGAAAGTGATACCTACGGAATTTATAAGTTTAATATTAG ATCATGCACCTACATTGATGGTAGTGGATGCACACATGATGTGGATCCAGGcgattttgaactttctaaatcAGATCTATTAT CACCATTTTCTGAAAAGCTAATTGACGGGATCAATCAAAGTCAGGCAAGGCGCAGAGCACTGATGCTTTTCTGTTTTGTATACTTAAACACAAATGCCCGA GATGCATTTATGGTCTCGGTGGACCGGAAAGGATTTGATGTCCTTGGCAAGGTCTCTGGTCAGATCAACAAAGACGGTTTCAGTCAGTACGAATGGAAGGAGTTCAGATTCACTCTCAAAGAAGAGGCCCGTGACATCGAAGCCTTCTGCCGGCAACTGGTTGAAATGGAAGAGGAGGCTCTCAAGAATGTCTCCAGTTACAGTGGCCTGGGGTTGGTTTGA
- the LOC131243681 gene encoding uncharacterized protein LOC131243681 isoform X3, with product MFSLQAGMLSSEEIHSSRVKYLLKRGKPYIWIQEDDLHNVNTILDERGSLSVTNIMPGPLMSLLRSIKKLPARVALVGDVVPLKDEKVKSAAEILRETILSERNAVSRASYSVSGILSSSSISCNSRSENLQEVLEESDTYGIYKFNIRMHLWSRWTGKDLMSLARSLVRSTKTVSVSTNGRSSDSLSKKRPVTSKPSAGNWLKWKRRLSRMSPVTVAWGWFESHNQLSQAAATDLAARGV from the exons ATGTTTTCTCTTCAGGCCGGTATGCtgtccag CGAGGAGATTCATAGTTCAAGGGTTAAGTACTTGCTTAAGAGGGGGAAGCCATACATTTGGATACAAGAGGATGACTTGCACAACGTG AACACTATTTTGGATGAGCGTGGTTCTTTATCCGTGACCAACATCATGCCAGGTCCACTAATGAGCTTGCTGAGATCTATAAAAAAG TTACCAGCTCGGGTTGCTTTGGTGGGTGATGTTGTGCCTCTTAAAGATGAAAAG GTGAAATCTGCTGCAGAAATTCTAAGAGAAACCATATTGTCAGAACGAAATGCAGTTAGTCGAGCCAGTTATTCAGTTTCTGGTATATTAAGTTCTTCCAGTATCAGTTGTAATTCTAGAAGTGAAAATCTCCAGGAGGTACTGGAAGAAAGTGATACCTACGGAATTTATAAGTTTAATATTAG GATGCATTTATGGTCTCGGTGGACCGGAAAGGATTTGATGTCCTTGGCAAGGTCTCTGGTCAGATCAACAAAGACGGTTTCAGTCAGTACGAATGGAAGGAGTTCAGATTCACTCTCAAAGAAGAGGCCCGTGACATCGAAGCCTTCTGCCGGCAACTGGTTGAAATGGAAGAGGAGGCTCTCAAGAATGTCTCCAGTTACAGTGGCCTGGGGTTGGTTTGAATCTCACAATCAACTGAGCCAGGCAGCAGCCACAGATCTTGCAGCCCGGGGCGTTTGA
- the LOC131243681 gene encoding uncharacterized protein LOC131243681 isoform X2 gives MGCKSGQESREEIHSSRVKYLLKRGKPYIWIQEDDLHNVNTILDERGSLSVTNIMPGPLMSLLRSIKKLPARVALVGDVVPLKDEKVKSAAEILRETILSERNAVSRASYSVSGILSSSSISCNSRSENLQEVLEESDTYGIYKFNIRSCTYIDGSGCTHDVDPGDFELSKSDLLSPFSEKLIDGINQSQARRRALMLFCFVYLNTNARDAFMVSVDRKGFDVLGKVSGQINKDGFSQYEWKEFRFTLKEEARDIEAFCRQLVEMEEEALKNVSSYSGLGLV, from the exons atggGTTGCAAGTCCGGACAAGAAAGCCG CGAGGAGATTCATAGTTCAAGGGTTAAGTACTTGCTTAAGAGGGGGAAGCCATACATTTGGATACAAGAGGATGACTTGCACAACGTG AACACTATTTTGGATGAGCGTGGTTCTTTATCCGTGACCAACATCATGCCAGGTCCACTAATGAGCTTGCTGAGATCTATAAAAAAG TTACCAGCTCGGGTTGCTTTGGTGGGTGATGTTGTGCCTCTTAAAGATGAAAAG GTGAAATCTGCTGCAGAAATTCTAAGAGAAACCATATTGTCAGAACGAAATGCAGTTAGTCGAGCCAGTTATTCAGTTTCTGGTATATTAAGTTCTTCCAGTATCAGTTGTAATTCTAGAAGTGAAAATCTCCAGGAGGTACTGGAAGAAAGTGATACCTACGGAATTTATAAGTTTAATATTAG ATCATGCACCTACATTGATGGTAGTGGATGCACACATGATGTGGATCCAGGcgattttgaactttctaaatcAGATCTATTAT CACCATTTTCTGAAAAGCTAATTGACGGGATCAATCAAAGTCAGGCAAGGCGCAGAGCACTGATGCTTTTCTGTTTTGTATACTTAAACACAAATGCCCGA GATGCATTTATGGTCTCGGTGGACCGGAAAGGATTTGATGTCCTTGGCAAGGTCTCTGGTCAGATCAACAAAGACGGTTTCAGTCAGTACGAATGGAAGGAGTTCAGATTCACTCTCAAAGAAGAGGCCCGTGACATCGAAGCCTTCTGCCGGCAACTGGTTGAAATGGAAGAGGAGGCTCTCAAGAATGTCTCCAGTTACAGTGGCCTGGGGTTGGTTTGA